The genomic DNA TTTTTGAAATTTTAACAGTTGTATATTTTACTGACTTTACAATTTGTTCAACTTTGTCTTTCCCAACCCCATACCTCTCAAGATTCGCCCCTATGACAATTTCTTGTAATATGCTCTTAAATCTTTCAATATCTCTTATATTACCCACATTTTGTCCAACATATTGAAAAGTCAAAGTATCCTCACCGAAATTTTTCGGTATGATCAAATATCCCTCAATCTTTCCCTCAACCACTTCTCTGTTCGCAATTTCTTTAAGTTGCGATAGACTCTGGTATTCATTTACAAATTTGATTTCAAAAAGCACATAATTTGATCTTCCGTCTGGAAGTTTAAATTCCCTCTCAAGTTTATCTTTTAATTCATTAAAAACCCAATTTGTCTGATCTATGACCCCGATAAATTTCTGTCGCACATCGGCTTTCTCAGCCAAAATCGTCGGAAGAATTGAAAATCCAACTATGATTATTGGCATCAAAACAATTGAAATTAAAAATGCCTTTGTCCTCACCTTCGTTATATACTCCCACCATGCGATGATAAAAACTTTACTCATAAAATTCTGTTTTTAAATTTAACTTAACTTGATTTTTCAGCAACAACCTTACAAAGAAAAGTTAGCAAAACTTTCCCTTTTATACAACCATTAAAATTAACCGATTAAACTTGAGTAACTTTTATCCCCCGCTTTTCGTATATTTATCCCAGAAATAAAAAATAACAAGAAAGCCTATGAAGAAAATCATTACGATTTTATCGCTCATTTTGCTTACCCAATGCATCTTCCCACAAGAACCCGAAGAAAAGAAAATTGAAACTTTAATTGATGAAATTCTCAAAAAAATTGAAAATTATTATTCATCCGAAGAAATCATACCTGAACAACAAATCCAAAAACAAAAAGAAATGCAACGACAACTTGAAAGGATAAAAAAGCAACTTGAACTTTTACAGAAGCAAAAAGAATTTATGGATGCTGAAAAGTTTCAAGAGGAAATTCAAAAAATTCAAAAAGAGGCAATTGAAATTCAAAAGAAAAGCGAGGAATTGCTTGAGATATTGAAAGAAAAACAACTCTTCCCGATTTCACCCACCTTCAGGTTCAAAGGGGATACGGAAATTGGAGAAAACGACTTTATAGAAGGCGATGTCGTTGTTGAAGATGGCGATCTTATCGTTTATGGTCGCATCAATGGTAACATACTTGTTGAAAATGGTGATGTGATAATCAAAAACGGTGCTGAAGTTACTGGCAATATCTATACAACAAATGGAGAGATTAAAATAAGCGAGAAAGCGAAGTTTACAGGTCAAAGATACGAAAACTTTTCACCTCTTGCTGAAATTGATAGAATAACATCATACAACCGAAAAAAACATAGAACGGAAATAAGATATAGACAATTTTATGAGGAACAACCTGGGGTTGACAATTTTTATTTTGAGTTTGAGAGGGTAAGTGGCTTTAAAATTGGTGTGATGTTCCCGAGAAAATACACAAGCATAATCTACCGACCCATTTCAATGTACGGTTACGGTGGATACGCAACAAAACTACATAGATGGATTTTTTCATTTGGAATTGACAGAGCATTGATAGATGTTTCAGAAAGCTTATCTAAATCCTTTCTCCTTATTTTCGGTGGAAGAGTTTTTTCAACTATTGGAACAAAAGACGACTGGCTAATATCTCCAAACGCAAACACAATTTCAGCTCTTATTTGGAACAACGATTACAGGGATTATTTCAAGCATGAGGGATTTGATATTTATTTTGACATATACATTCAAAATGACTTTTTACCCGATGTTCAGAACTTTAAGATAAATTATTCAAATGCCAACTATGGAAGCGAAACAACGAAATATATCCGATATTTTAAATGGAACGAAAAACGACCATTTCGTGATAATCCAGCTGTATATGAGGGAAATTTAAAATCCCTTTCTTTAAGTTATAGGACAGGAAAGTTTAAACTTGTTGAGGGATTCAAAAAATCCGGATTTGGGATGTTTATCAATTTTGAGAGGGAGCTTGGAAAGTTTAACTACAACATATTGAGTGTTGAATTTAGAGCACGCTTGAACTTATCAAATTACGACAATTTTGGTTTAAGGTTTAGGGTTGCAAGCTCGGATAAAGTCTTACCGAAACAAAAATCATTTGAACTTGGCGGATTTGGAACGCTTTATGCTTTCCCGTATAAATCATTTGAAGGAAACAAGATGATGCTTGCAAACATTGAATATATATTGAAAAACCCTGTTGATATATTTGACTTTGTTAACTTCTTTATCTTCTTTGATGCAGGATATGTGCAGACAGCTGAGGGGAAAATCACATCGGGGTTTAAAATTAAAAACATAAATGAGATAAAATCTGATTTTGGATTCGGATTTGGCACAGAAAGCATGAAGACGAGGATTTACTTTGCCTGGAGAACTGATGCAAAAATGCCCCCAATAATAGTGGTGAGATTGTCAAATCCTTTTTAAAGTTTGTTCAGAATAAACTCAAGAATTTCCCTGATCTGAATAAGATCGCGGCGAAGTTCAGGATCGGTAATTTTTGGAATCTTGATCCTTCCCTCTTCAATTATGATCTCCGTCGGGTCCTCATCCGGGTTATAGCTTTCAAGAACTTTCTTTGCCCCTGCAATTGTATAACCTTCCTCGTAGAGCAAACGCTTGATCATCAAAATAATTTTAATATCGCGATTTGTGTAAATTCTGTTTCCACCTTTATTTTTTGCTGGCTTGAGCTTTTCAAATTCCTTTTCCCAGTATCTCAAGACATACCTTTCAATTCCCGTCAACTTGCTTACCTCTCCAATTGAATAATATAGACGTTTAATTTTAAACTCTGGCATACATCAAGTTTTTTATTTTATTTTAATCATTTCCCCTTTAAAATTCAACTGGTTTATTAAACCTTAACCGACCCTTAAAATTTATTTAATTCTGTGAGTGTAATCTAATTTTGGATATTGCTTTTCAAAAAATTGTGCTTATTTGTAAATTTAGTTAAGCTTTCCCTTATACAAAGGGAAAGGCTTAAAAAATTAAAAAGAGACAAAAAGCGATGAAGAACACAATTGAATATTTGCTTAAACTCCGCCAGGAGGCAAAACTTGGTGGAGGATTAAAAAGAATTGAAGAACAGCACAAAAAGGGAAAATTAACAGCGAGAGAAAGGATTGACATACTTCTTGATGAAGGAAGTTTTCAAGAAATAGACATGTTTGTTAGACACAGAACATATGATTTCGGGATGGATAAAACTCGTCCACTTGGGGATGGGGTTGTCACAGGTTATGGGACAATTGACGGTAGACTTGTTTTTGTGTTCAGTCAGGATTTCACTGTTTTCGGTGGTTCCCTTTCGGAAGCACATGCTGAAAAAATTTGTAAAATCATGGACCTTGCAATGAAGGTTGGGGCACCAGTTATCGGTTTGAACGATTCGGGCGGAGCAAGGATTCAAGAAGGGGTTGCAAGTTTAGGGGGATACGCGGAAATCTTTTTGAGAAATACGCTTGCTTCAGGGGTTATCCCACAAATTTCAGCGATCATGGGTCCATGTGCAGGTGGAGCGGTTTATTCCCCAGCAATTACAGATTTTATCTTCATGGTTAAAAACACAAGCTATATGTTCGTTACTGGTCCAAATGTTGTTAAGACAGTAACACATGAAGATGTAACATTTGAAGAACTTGGCGGGGCAACAGTTCATGCAACGAAAAGCGGAGTTGCCCATTTTATATGCGACGATGACGTTGAATGCCTTATGCATATTAGAAAACTTTTAAGCTACCTTCCATCAAACAATATGGAAGATCCACCAAGAATTGAAACAAGCGATGATCCCAACCGTGAAGAGCCAAAGCTTGATTCAATAATTCCAGATAATCCGAATAAACCTTATGATATGAAGGAAATCATTTTATCTGTGGTTGACAATGGTGAGTTCCTTGAGGTTCATGAATATTTTGCCCAGAATATAATCTGCGGATTTGCGCGATTTGATGGCTATCCCGTCGGAATAGTTGCCAACCAACCATCTGTACTTGCTGGCGTTCTTGATATTGATGCTTCAGTTAAAGCTGCACGATTTGTTCGCTTCTGTGATGCTTTTAACATCCCAATTGTAACCTTCGTTGATGTCCCTGGGTTTATGCCCGGGACAGATCAAGAGTGGCGTGGCATAATAAAACACGGCGCTAAACTTCTTTACGCTTATTGTGAGGCAACCGTTCCCAAAATCACCATAATTACAAGAAAAGCTTATGGTGGAGCCTACGATGTTATGGGTTCAAAACACATAAGAAGTGATATTAACTATGCTTGGCCAACTGCTGAGATTGCGGTGATGGGACCAAAAGGAGCTGTTGAAATAATATTTAAAAAAGAAATTGAAAAATCCGAAAATCCAGAGGAACTTGAAGAAAAACTCATCCAAGAATACCGTGATAAATTTGCCCACCCATATATCGCAGCCGAGCGAGGTTACATTGACGATGTAATAGAACCAAGAAAAACAAGACAGATGATAATCAAGGCACTTAGAATGCTTGAGAATAAAGTTGACACAAA from Candidatus Kryptobacter tengchongensis includes the following:
- a CDS encoding Polymer-forming protein, producing the protein MKKIITILSLILLTQCIFPQEPEEKKIETLIDEILKKIENYYSSEEIIPEQQIQKQKEMQRQLERIKKQLELLQKQKEFMDAEKFQEEIQKIQKEAIEIQKKSEELLEILKEKQLFPISPTFRFKGDTEIGENDFIEGDVVVEDGDLIVYGRINGNILVENGDVIIKNGAEVTGNIYTTNGEIKISEKAKFTGQRYENFSPLAEIDRITSYNRKKHRTEIRYRQFYEEQPGVDNFYFEFERVSGFKIGVMFPRKYTSIIYRPISMYGYGGYATKLHRWIFSFGIDRALIDVSESLSKSFLLIFGGRVFSTIGTKDDWLISPNANTISALIWNNDYRDYFKHEGFDIYFDIYIQNDFLPDVQNFKINYSNANYGSETTKYIRYFKWNEKRPFRDNPAVYEGNLKSLSLSYRTGKFKLVEGFKKSGFGMFINFERELGKFNYNILSVEFRARLNLSNYDNFGLRFRVASSDKVLPKQKSFELGGFGTLYAFPYKSFEGNKMMLANIEYILKNPVDIFDFVNFFIFFDAGYVQTAEGKITSGFKIKNINEIKSDFGFGFGTESMKTRIYFAWRTDAKMPPIIVVRLSNPF
- a CDS encoding DNA-binding transcriptional regulator, MerR family — encoded protein: MPEFKIKRLYYSIGEVSKLTGIERYVLRYWEKEFEKLKPAKNKGGNRIYTNRDIKIILMIKRLLYEEGYTIAGAKKVLESYNPDEDPTEIIIEEGRIKIPKITDPELRRDLIQIREILEFILNKL
- a CDS encoding propionyl-CoA carboxylase carboxyltransferase subunit, with translation MKNTIEYLLKLRQEAKLGGGLKRIEEQHKKGKLTARERIDILLDEGSFQEIDMFVRHRTYDFGMDKTRPLGDGVVTGYGTIDGRLVFVFSQDFTVFGGSLSEAHAEKICKIMDLAMKVGAPVIGLNDSGGARIQEGVASLGGYAEIFLRNTLASGVIPQISAIMGPCAGGAVYSPAITDFIFMVKNTSYMFVTGPNVVKTVTHEDVTFEELGGATVHATKSGVAHFICDDDVECLMHIRKLLSYLPSNNMEDPPRIETSDDPNREEPKLDSIIPDNPNKPYDMKEIILSVVDNGEFLEVHEYFAQNIICGFARFDGYPVGIVANQPSVLAGVLDIDASVKAARFVRFCDAFNIPIVTFVDVPGFMPGTDQEWRGIIKHGAKLLYAYCEATVPKITIITRKAYGGAYDVMGSKHIRSDINYAWPTAEIAVMGPKGAVEIIFKKEIEKSENPEELEEKLIQEYRDKFAHPYIAAERGYIDDVIEPRKTRQMIIKALRMLENKVDTNPKKKHGNIPL